The genomic region GCCTGGCCGACCGTGACCGGCAGCCCGTGCGCCTGACGATGCGCATCCGGCCCACGTTTATCACCGGCAGCGGCCGCCGCATCGCGCCCGCCGGCTACATCACCGTAGACAAGGATTTCACGGCCAATCAGGTGCTCGACGCCATCGACAAGCGCGACTCGCTGAAAACGCGCCCCTAGCCACGTCCGGCCCTAATTACAACGGCCCCGGCACCTGCCTTACAGCAGCTGTCGGGGCCGTTTTGTGGGGTGCGGCTTAGCGGATAAACCAGCGGTAAATCAGCACCATGAGGCCCACCAGAAACATGGCCATGCTCAGCTTATTGATGAAGTGCATGGTGCGCAGGTTGAAATTGGTGTGGCGCGCGGGGTCGTCTTTGCGGAAAAAGTACCCGAACATCGGGCCGAAATTGAACAGGTCTTTGCGCATGAGGCAGTTGGATTCGGGTTCGGAAATATAACACCCGGGGAGCGGAAAAGATTTGCGCAACGGCCGGATAGCCGGTAGTAGCGCGAACTTTGCAGCTCGCGTTTCTGCGCACAGTCAGAGTCGTTGAACGGCTGGCGTTGTTGCGTTTTGACAACAGAACGTCATGCTGAGCTTGCCGAAGCATCTCTACCGTTAGTAATTCACTCATTACAACGAAGCGGTAGAGATGCTTCGACAAGCTCAGCATGACGTTCTTT from Hymenobacter canadensis harbors:
- a CDS encoding DUF6728 family protein, which codes for MRKDLFNFGPMFGYFFRKDDPARHTNFNLRTMHFINKLSMAMFLVGLMVLIYRWFIR